Genomic segment of Salvia splendens isolate huo1 chromosome 12, SspV2, whole genome shotgun sequence:
TAATTTGCTCTTTAATATGATTATCCTACTTGAGTTACTTCCTCTGATATGCATGTGCTTCAAGTTTATAAAGCATTTCTTCGCTTTGTTATGGAACAGGCAAAAGAGGCTGGTAGCACTCGGTTTTGTATGGGTGCAGCATGGCGAGACACTGTAGGAAGGAAAACTAATTTCAACCAAATCCTTGAGTATGTTAAAGAAATAAGGTAACGGACTATGAATCTATGCCACGCATATCACAAGTGTTGAAAACAGTTTTGTAGTAACTAATGATATGTATGGTATGATGACATACCTTGTCTTTTATATTTTGCTGACTTATATATTTACAAATTTGTAATCATCTAACTGCAGTCACAAGACACATGGCATATGTGCTCTGTGCAAAATTTGAACTGTACTGTCCCATCAtaattagtactactagtaaCTAGATTCAGAAGCAACATGATTTCCATAATTAGTTGGAATTGCCTGGGGAtgcttcttcaacatgaatagtTAATTCAATAAAGGGGTTTATAAGAAGGTTTCCCAATCTATGCCAAACTGAATAAAGTTAAAAATTGCTCATCCATGTTCTGTTGAATCTATTCTTTTCGCCATGTGCATGCATATCATTTGGATTCGTATATGTAGGATGCCGATATTTTTTCCTCATGGTGGTGAAAAGAGTTCTGAACACTGTTCCTTTGGTCATTTCACTTTCAACACAATGTTAACTATATGCAGATGGTTAATTTGTTTGTTCTAGCTAGTTCTGCATTCTTCCTATTCTATCTTGCTGATTGCTGAGCTTATTCATCCTCCATTTTCAGTACCTGAATTACCAGAAATGTTTTTCTTTGATTAGGGGTATGGGGATGGAGGTGTGCTGCACTCTGGGGATGCTGGAGAAGCAGCAAGCTTTAGCACTCAAGGAGGCAGGACTTACAGCTTACAACCATAATCTTGACACCTCAAGAGAATACTACCCAAATATTATAACCACCAGAAGCTATGATGAACGGTTACAGACCCTTGAGTATGTCCGTGATGCGGGTATCAATGTTTGTTCAGGTGATTTGCATACTTTATTCACGCAAATACATCTCGGCTATGTCACATGTAGTTTGAATGGATCGCATGCTACAATGACACAATTTGACATAAGCTAAATTTTGCCTCCAATTTTCTGTTTCAGGTGGAATAATAGGGCTTGGTGAAGCCGAGGAGGACAGAGTTGGCTTATTACATACATTGGCAACTCTCCCAGCACACCCTGAGAGTGTTCCCATTAATGCACTCATTGCTGTACAAGGCACACCCCTGGAAGATCAAAAGGTAATCCTATAATTAGCCACTGAGGTGTCAATGCATACTATCAGTATATAGACTAGACGAGTCCTATGGAAATGGGTCTTGCGCAGTGAAGCTGCTATAGTTTCTTATATGTAGATAATTTCACTGGTATGGTAGTGTttatatataaatgaaattagGTGTAAATATAGTCTAATGAGTCTGTGTTTGCTGATACGACAAATTGATTGACCGGTGTTATTGCATAATTCAGCCAGTTGAAATATGGGAGATGATAAGGATGATTGCAACCGCACGCATTGTGATGCCAAAGGCGATGGTGAGGCTCTCAGCTGGGAGAGTTCGTTTCTCGATGCCTGAGCAAGCGCTTTGCTTTCTTGCTGGTGCGAATTCCATCTTCACGGGAGAGAAGCTCTTGACAACTCCAAACAATGACTATGACGCTGATCAGACCATGTTTAAGCTGCTTGGGCTCATTCCCAAAGCTCCCGATTTCTCACAAAATTCAGCCAAAGAATTTGAAACAGAACGCGTTGAGGCGGCAACTTCAAGTTCTGGTTGAATCTGCAATCTTCGCTTGATATTTTTTGACTTGGAGAAGAGTTATTCTGCTGTATGCATATCTGCAGTTCAGTTGTGACTTCTCTGTCTTTTTCATAATGTAGACTTTAAAGTAGTACTGTTGTAGCTGTTGGAAGATGGTTATGTTTCCATCTTTGTAGTTTATTTATGAGTACTCATGTTTTTATAACATGGAAAATGCACCTCTATGAGCCTATAAATGTGATATAGCATATGAAAGATGAGAGGAAGAATAGTATATTTGATTCGCATCAAATACCTCAAAACTTGAACTCTTACTCGTCCTTGAGCAAAGTAACATTCAACACACAGCAATCACGCAGCAACCCTTCTAAGCTCGACTCAAAGAATTTTTTCATCTGATTCCATCACAATTAAACCAAAGCAATGGACAAGACAATCACAACAATGTCTACACATCTCCAATCTAGAATTCCCACCTACGATCACAATCACACTTGAATAGATgagagaaagatagagagaaataGTGGTCGAAATATTATTAATGGAGAATGACGTCTACCTTGTCAGAGATGgaaattgattaatttttaCCGATGAATTACACTACAGAGCAAAATA
This window contains:
- the LOC121759567 gene encoding biotin synthase, mitochondrial-like, translated to MMWITRSIRRPFAHFQAAANFSSSAAAVEAERCIRDGSRNDWKREEIKSIYDSPVLDLLFHAAQVHRHAHNFREVQQCTLLSIKTGGCSEDCSYCPQSSRYNTGLKPHKLLNKDAVLEAAEKAKEAGSTRFCMGAAWRDTVGRKTNFNQILEYVKEIRGMGMEVCCTLGMLEKQQALALKEAGLTAYNHNLDTSREYYPNIITTRSYDERLQTLEYVRDAGINVCSGGIIGLGEAEEDRVGLLHTLATLPAHPESVPINALIAVQGTPLEDQKPVEIWEMIRMIATARIVMPKAMVRLSAGRVRFSMPEQALCFLAGANSIFTGEKLLTTPNNDYDADQTMFKLLGLIPKAPDFSQNSAKEFETERVEAATSSSG